The following nucleotide sequence is from Oligoflexia bacterium.
TTTTCATTTTAATACTTCGTGGAAACGATGTGATTTTTCCTTTTTTAACATCATCAGCGCCGCATTCAACATACTCAAGTGCACCATGCTCAATCCAAATTTTACCTGCCAACTTAGCTAGCTTGATGTATGCATTGAGTTTTTTCTTGGGAACTGGAACTATAAAGCCATCTACATAAATACCCATATAAATATCTCCTCATATTATAACGAATAAAATCATTTGCGAAGTTAGCCATTAAATGAGGGGCATGCAAGCATGTTTGTATAAAGGTTTAAAATATGTCTTTGTGTAAGTAACGAACACCATCAGTTTCATCTTGAACGACGTCAAAATCGATGCGGCCAATTTCTTGATTCCCCATTGTTTCAACCCGAACACGCCAAAGCCCAGGTTGAAAATTATTTTTCAGTGTTACTGCTCTAAAGCCCTCTTCACGACCACCAAGGACTTGTAATGGTATAGCATCAGAAGGAAGCCAGCCTCGATTTTCATCCCAATAAAGCCAACGTACTTGCAACTTATCTTTGAATCGTGTGGGAGAAAAAATCTGCATATAACAATAAATTG
It contains:
- a CDS encoding DUF1428 domain-containing protein: MGIYVDGFIVPVPKKKLNAYIKLAKLAGKIWIEHGALEYVECGADDVKKGKITSFPRSIKMKSTETVFFSWATYKSRAHRDQVMAKVMKDPRMKMSDPKDWPFDGMRMIFGGFKSQVSLKRSKR